ATGACGGAGCGCAATCCTAAAAGCAATGCTCCTAAAGCCATTCTAGCAGATCTTGCTTTTCACGAGTCTGCTTTTCCCAAGCATACAGATGACTTCGACGAGGTCAGTCGCTATCTAGAAGAGCATGCGAGCTTTTCCTTTAATCTAGGAGAATTTGATGCGATCTGGGAAGAATACTTAGGTCATTAGTAACAGGAGATAGTGGTGAGCCGGGGATGGTCAATTCTCGGTCACTTTGTTATAATAGAGAAAACTTACAGAAATAGAGAGGTTCTTTATTTGAAAGAACATTCAATTGATATTCAATTAAGTCATCCAGATGATCTCTTCCATCTATTTGGATCCAATGAACGTCATTTGCGTTTGATGGAGCAAGAGTTGGATGTGATCATCCATGCTCGAACAGAAATTGTTCAGGTTATTGGGCAAGAAGAAGATTGTGAGAAAGCTAGACAAGTCATTGAGGCTTTGCTGATCTTGGTGAATCGTGGCATGACCATCGGGACACCAGATGTGGTGACCGCCATTCAAATGGTCCGTAATGATGAGTTGGATAAGTTTGTCGCCTTGTATGAAGAAGAAATCATCAAGGATAGCTACGGCAAGCCCATTCGGGTCAAAACGCTGGGGCAAAAGATTTATGTCGATAGTGTCAAGCACCATGATGTGACCTTCGGGATTGGACCAGCCGGGACAGGGAAAACCTTCTTAGCGGTGACCTTGGCCGTCACCGCCCTCAAGCGTGGTCAGGTCAAGCGGATCATTTTGACCCGTCCTGCTGTAGAAGCTGGAGAGAGCCTTGGTTTCCTTCCGGGTGACCTCAAGGAAAAAGTAGACCCTTATCTACGACCGGTCTATGATGCTCTTTACCAGATTTTAGGGAAAGACCAAACCACTCGGATGATGGAGCGGGAGATTATCGAGATTGCGCCTTTGGCTTATATGCGGGGGCGGACCTTGGACGATGCCTTTGTCATTCTCGATGAAGCGCAAAATACAACTATCATGCAGATGAAGATGTTCTTGACCCGTCTGGGGTTTAACTCCAAGATGATTGTCAATGGAGATACTAGCCAGATTGACCTCCCTCGAAATGTCAAATCCGGCTTGATTGATGCCCAGGAGAAATTGAATAATATTTCTCAGATCGACTTTGTGCATTTCTCTGCCAAGGATGTTGTTCGCCATCCGGTAGTTGCTGAAATTATCCGGGCCTACGAGCCCATCCCGAATCCAGTCCTCAAAGAAAAACTGGATGTGGAAGAAGAAGCAGAATAAAAAAGGGAGTGGGAAAGAACTCAGACTAATTAAAAAGAGTTCGTTTTCCCACCCCCGCACAGTTGATTAGGTCGTCTTTGGAGCTTTAAAAGCGAACAAAGATGCCAATCAACCACTGCGTCATGTAGTTATTACTATCATACAACGAAGGCTGGACACTTTTTGCCCAGTCTTTTAAATATTAGAAATTAAACCAATTCGTCGATTGGTGTGAAGTCACGCTCTAAACCGGTAGCAACGGGTTGGCTAGTGATGTGACCTTGGTAAGTGGTGACCCCTTGGCGCAGGCCTTCGTCGAGGGCAATGGCCTTGTGGAAGCCATTGTCAGCTAGGGATTCGACATAAGGAAGGGTCACATTGGTAAGGGCGATAGTAGAGGTACGAGCGACAGCCCCTGGAATATTTGCAACGGCATAGTGGAGCACGCCATGTTTTTCGTAAACTGGTTCCGTATGCGTTGTGACACGGTCTGCTGTTTCAATAACCCCACCTTGGTCAACGGCCACATCGACGATGACTGAACCGGGACGCATTTGTTTGACCATATCGTCTGTTACTAATTTAGGAGCTTTCGCACCAGGAATCAAGACAGCCCCGATGACAACATCAGCATCACGGACGCTGGCTTCAATGTTAAATGGGTTGGACATAAGGGTTTGGATTTGGTGACCAAAGACATCTTCCAGAACAGCCAAACGTTTAGCACTGATATCTAAGATGGTCACTTGGGCACCGAGTCCAAGGGCGATACGAGCTGCGTGGGTTCCAACGACCCCGCCTCCGATGATGGTAACTTTTCCTTTGGGAACACCTGGCACCCCACCTAGGAGGACTCCTGATCCACCTTCTTGTTTGGTCAGGAAGTGAGCACCGATTTGCACGGCCATCCGTCCAGCCACCTCACTCATTGGCACCAAGAGTGGCAATTGTCCATCTAAGTCTCGAACGGTTTCGTAGGCTACACCAGTTGTCTTGGCTGCAACCATGGCATCTGCTAATTCAGGAGCAGCAGCCATGTGCAAGTATGTGAAGAGCAAGAGGTCTTCGCGAAGGAAGCCATATTCTTCAGCGAGGGGTTCTTTGACTTTGACCACCATCTCAGCGGCCCAAGCTTCTGCAGCAGTCGCAACGATGGTTGCCCCTTGCTTCGTGTAATCTTCATCCGCAAAGCCAGAACCAAGTCCGGCATTTGTTTCCACCAAAACGTGATGACCTTTCTTCACCAAGCTTTGTACGCCTGCAGGTGTCAAACCGACCCGATTTTCGTTGTTTTTAATTTCTTTAGGAATTCCAATGAGCATTCTTGCCTCCTTGCTCAGATTTAGGTGTAAAAAGGCCATTGGTGTGAGATGGCTCTCTTGACTCAATGACCTTTTCACTCCTTATCTGATTGTTTTGATTGATTTAATTGTATAGAAAAGTGGGTTAAAAAGCAAGAAAAATTTGAGCTTGCCTTCCTTTATGTTATTTGCTAAACTAATCCCTAAAGAAGGAGAGTCAAATGGAAAATTTATATGTGAAGTTAGCGGCTTATCGAGAAATAGAGACTGAGCGCTTGCACTTGCGTCCGGTCACTCTTGAAGACGCACCGGCTATGTTTGAGTATGCTTCTGATGAGACAGTTACGCGCTATACCTTTG
The Streptococcus parasanguinis genome window above contains:
- a CDS encoding PhoH family protein, which translates into the protein MKEHSIDIQLSHPDDLFHLFGSNERHLRLMEQELDVIIHARTEIVQVIGQEEDCEKARQVIEALLILVNRGMTIGTPDVVTAIQMVRNDELDKFVALYEEEIIKDSYGKPIRVKTLGQKIYVDSVKHHDVTFGIGPAGTGKTFLAVTLAVTALKRGQVKRIILTRPAVEAGESLGFLPGDLKEKVDPYLRPVYDALYQILGKDQTTRMMEREIIEIAPLAYMRGRTLDDAFVILDEAQNTTIMQMKMFLTRLGFNSKMIVNGDTSQIDLPRNVKSGLIDAQEKLNNISQIDFVHFSAKDVVRHPVVAEIIRAYEPIPNPVLKEKLDVEEEAE
- a CDS encoding YozE family protein; translation: MRKSFYTWLMTERNPKSNAPKAILADLAFHESAFPKHTDDFDEVSRYLEEHASFSFNLGEFDAIWEEYLGH
- the ald gene encoding alanine dehydrogenase; translated protein: MLIGIPKEIKNNENRVGLTPAGVQSLVKKGHHVLVETNAGLGSGFADEDYTKQGATIVATAAEAWAAEMVVKVKEPLAEEYGFLREDLLLFTYLHMAAAPELADAMVAAKTTGVAYETVRDLDGQLPLLVPMSEVAGRMAVQIGAHFLTKQEGGSGVLLGGVPGVPKGKVTIIGGGVVGTHAARIALGLGAQVTILDISAKRLAVLEDVFGHQIQTLMSNPFNIEASVRDADVVIGAVLIPGAKAPKLVTDDMVKQMRPGSVIVDVAVDQGGVIETADRVTTHTEPVYEKHGVLHYAVANIPGAVARTSTIALTNVTLPYVESLADNGFHKAIALDEGLRQGVTTYQGHITSQPVATGLERDFTPIDELV